In Dysidea avara chromosome 3, odDysAvar1.4, whole genome shotgun sequence, a single window of DNA contains:
- the LOC136250519 gene encoding uncharacterized protein translates to MEQAEIVVNQSFVLFCCAERYSFIFPNHSLESSTSYYLRYTFPGGKIKDREAELSGADVLTTISPGFDHPCTAEVSVYAGGNDNSIAVFSLDLVSPVEYLFRKFTMDDSEMADKISDKMTSALLAMSLSYYYVMGEHIGKEKRIDEILSTLLSWTDDKTYMNTTRMTKDKSSEDSITQFAEHHQLQSTLKHLSGGSSVGDLPIELPKPLFPPIKRPVNKKPAIIPRAKFNSLPTNCDSLYQVPNNRPLSEYSVLNPVIKPDEEYMSVDQTDDDKSSRPQSEYSMLTHIASPDETEEYTVMEPIDDECEKLNTHIDRNKLTVTMSYPEGSTLDKPTVQRPRSLTDLTESADDVYEFCGENSPPVLPKKQQQRGPPPKPPTPYRVSHTIERRVPTVPPGIYQRKVSAESTSSMESWQENSTSPPPQPFTAIKQRVYTTTSAPHSDPITRKNKQKLFTKLRNKLPSAT, encoded by the exons ATGGAGCAAGCAGAGATCGTTGTCAATCAGAGCTTCGTTCTATTTTGC TGTGCGGAGCGGTACAGCTTCATTTTCCCGAATCACTCGCTGGAATCGAGCACCAGTTACTACCTCCGATACACATTTCCGGGTGGAAAGATAAAGGACCGTGAGGCAGAACTTTCTGGTGCTGATGTGCTCACTACGATTTCTCCAG GGTTTGACCATCCTTGTACAGCAGAGGTGTCAGTGTATGCTGGAGGAAATGATAACAGTATAGCTGTATTCTCACTTGATCTGGTGTCTCCAGTAGAGTATCTGTTTAGAAAGTTCACAATGGATGATAGTG AAATGGCTGATAAGATATCAGACAAGATGACTAGTGCCTTATTGGCCATGTCATTATCCTACTATTATGTGATGGGGGAACATATAGGGAAGGAGAAGAGGATAGATGAGATATTGTCCACACTACTCAGTTGGACTGATGATAAGACGTACATGAACACCACCAGAATGACTAAAG ACAAAAGCTCGGAAGATAGTATTACTCAGTTTGCTGAACACCACCAGTTGCAGAGCACTCTAAAACATTTGTCAGGTGGATCAAGTGTTGGGGATTTACCAATTGAGCTACCAAAG CCATTATTCCCTCCCATAAAAAGACCAGTCAACAAGAAACCTGCAATTATTCCACGAGCAAAATTCAATTCTCTACCCACTAATTGTGACAGCCTGTATCAG GTTCCTAACAACAGACCATTGTCTGAGTACTCAGTGTTGAATCCCGTCATTAAACCTGATGAAGAGTACATGTCTGTGGACCAAACTGATGACGAT AAAAGTTCCAGGCCACAGTCAGAGTACTCAATGTTGACCCATATTGCCAGTCCTGATGAAACAGAGGAGTATACAGTTATGGAACCCATTGACGATGAGTGTGAGAAgctaaatacacat ATTGATCGCAACAAGTTAACTGTCACAATGTCATATCCTGAAGGCAGTACACTGGACAAACCTACAGTGCAGAGACCTCGATCACTCACAGACCTAACCGAATCAGCTGATGATGTTTATGAGTTTTGCGGTGAAAATTCACCCCCAGTACTCCCCAAGAAGCAACAGCAGCGAGGTCCCCCTCCTAAGCCCCCTACACCTTACAGAGTGTCACACACTATAGAACGAAGAGTGCCCACTGTTCCTCCAGGAATATACCAGCGAAAAGTTAGTGCAGAATCAACATCTTCTATGGAGTCATGGCAAGAAAACTCTACATCACCACCACCTCAACCTTTTACTGCAATAAAACAGCGAGT